One genomic segment of Linepithema humile isolate Giens D197 chromosome 5, Lhum_UNIL_v1.0, whole genome shotgun sequence includes these proteins:
- the syd gene encoding JNK-interacting protein 3 isoform X2 gives MDQETVYGTHEDSHVVMSEKVQSLAGSIYQEFEKMIARYDEDVVKDLMPLLVNVLECLDISYTENQEREVELELLREDNEQLVTQYEREKQLRKASDQKLLELEDVSEDERKELLSKIDSLESIVRMLELKTKNSHDHGTIAIGTSSLPIHSSSLYIGRLEEKEAELKREYSRLHDRYTELFKTHVDYMERTKMLVGSTERLESVSASRAPSRLPSLGLAHMSRSSGPLSYGFQSLEASINAEDVHEDIVPNTANLRTEMLDSSSEAAIETSDKSQLTDQPVQENKTTAISRHESPETEVPPTLITPTTPTASIEKLATTPGGRSRTEREQRSGNTLYQELSFQDADALGEMDEGADITGSLVHPGEYASSGMGKEVENLIMENNELLATKNALNVVKDDLIVKVDELTSEQEILREEVRGLQQARERLRQRVAALEEELKKVKEEAEAAAKATKSDDEEDVPLSQRKRFTRVEMARVLMERNQYKERFMELQEAVRWTEMIRASKTDPSSISGGKGSVWKFFSNLFTGPADRGTLVRSAHTLPHVRYSAPSNQVVPAPPLDAMRRRTLKSRQDFLDQGDTISSEKLVARRASERREQYRQVRAHVKKEDGRLQAYGWSLPGKPSAPVRQPPVPVPVYCRPLQETEPGMKIWCGAGVNLSGGKTRDGGCMVGGSVFYAAEAQETSNNAKAEAEDAVEHLDKELQENENRRLEAERWEQQLSSLVWICTSTQKMSKVTVIDANNPADILEVFNVCQGHLLCIASVPGAKESDYAQSSNENSIRNSANGTANDSENNNGACEDVTNANESAEQNSEKNQDAEAAVEKNKNESDNQSEDQTNENTEKAAETDQNEPQSLESVDSETANLGKVHFIRCGAEAYPSRLNDKDTVNEEAKEEVQETPIEKMSSVQPTMWLGAQNGAVFVHSAVAKWSVCLHSVKLRDAALAIVHVQGRVLVALADGTVTIFRRGTDGQWDLSQYHVITLGSPQHSIRCMTAVSGKTVWCGYRNKIHVIDPISMTLECTVDAHPRRESQVRQLAWLGDGVWVSIRLDSTLRLYHAHTYQHLQDVDIEPYVSKMLGTGKLGFSFVRITALLISSNRLWIGTGNGVIISVPLSENASGSMAVARVQTGNNKGDAPGVGVRIFASDRGVTPGSFIPYCSMAHAQLSFHGHRDAVKMFVAVPGHGGQSAVTDGTQPAMLVLSGGEGYIDFRVGDGEETEESMDRSNAPVSNAEEHGEQSHLIVWQVQCPLSMLING, from the exons ATGGATCAAGAAACGGTCTACGGCACACATGAGGATAGTCATGTTGTCATGTCAGAGAAAGTGCAGTCTCTGGCAGGCAGCATCTATCAAGAGTTTGAGAAGATGATAGCGAGATATGATGAGGATGTAGTGAAAGACTTAATGCCTCTGCTAGTCAATGTATTAGAATGTCTGGATATATCCTATACTGAGAATCAAGAACGTGAAGTGGAACTAGAGCTGTTAAGAGAAGACAATGAACAACTTGTCACTCAGTATGAAAGGGAGAAACAATTGAGAAAAGCTTCGGATCAG aaaCTCCTCGAACTGGAAGATGTTTCGGAAGACGAAAGAAAGGAGCTTCTGTCGAAAATTGATAGCTTGGAATCTATAGTGAGAATGCTGGAACTGAAGACCAAAAATTCACACGATCACGGTACAATCGCCATTGGCACTTCCAGTCTACCCATTCACAGTTCTTCCCTCTACA tTGGTCGGCTTGAAGAGAAAGAAGCTGAATTGAAACGCGAGTATTCCCGGTTACATGACAGATATACAGAGTTATTTAAGACCCATGTCGATTATATGGAAAGGACCAAAATGCTGGTTGGTAGCACAGAAAGATTGGAAAGTGTATCTGCAAGCCGCGCGCCATCACGCTTACCTTCTCTTGGACTTGCTCATATGTCGCGCAGCTCCGGGCCGCTGAGCTACGGTTTTCAGAGTCTGGAAGCTAGTATAAACGCCGAAGATGTTCACGAAGATATCGTACCAAATACTGCTAACTTAAGAACCGAGATGTTGGACAGTAGTAGCGAAGCTGCTATTGAAACATCTGATAAAAGCCAATTGACTGATCAACCAGTACAAGAGAACAAGACTACAGCTATATCTAGGC ATGAAAGTCCAGAAACGGAGGTACCGCCAACTTTAATAACGCCAACCACACCGACCGCAAGCATAGAGAAGTTGGCTACTACTCCGGGAGGTAGAAGTAGAACTGAAAGAGAGCAACGAAGTGGCAATACATTGTATCAAGAATTAAGTTTCCAAGATGCTGATGCTCTTGGCGAAATGGACGAGGGCGCAGATATTACAG GAAGCTTAGTACATCCTGGAGAATATGCCTCCTCAg gtATGGGAAAAGAAGTAGAAAATCTCATTATGGAGAATAATGAATTGCTAGCAACAAA gAATGCGCTTAACGTTGTCAAGGatgatttaattgttaaagtGGATGAATTAACTAG tgAGCAAGAAATATTACGTGAAGAAGTTCGAGGCTTACAGCAAGCGCGGGAACGATTGCGGCAACGAGTCGCCGCTCTCGAGGAAGAATTGAAGAAAGTTAAGGAAGAGGCGGAAGCGGCAGCTAAAGCGACAAAGAGTGACGATGAAGAAGACGTGCCTCTGTCTCAGAGGAAGCGATTCACGCGAGTGGAGATGGCGAGGGTGCTCATGGAGCGAAATCAATACAAGGAACGGTTTATGGAACTTCAAGAGGCGGTGAGGTGGACGGAAATGATTAGAGCCAGCAAGACCGATCCTTCCAGTATCTCGGGTGGCAAAGGTTCGGTGTGGAAGTT TTTTAGCAATCTCTTCACAGGCCCGGCTGATCGGGGGACATTAGTGCGTTCCGCGCACACGCTACCGCATGTGCGGTACAGCGCACCATCGAATCAGGTCGTTCCAGCGCCGCCCTTGGATGCCATGCGTAGACGTACGTTGAAAAGTCGCCAAGACTTTCTCGACCAAGGAGACACCAT ATCATCCGAAAAACTCGTAGCAAGACGCGCAAGCGAGCGGAGAGAGCAGTATCGTCAGGTGCGAGCACACGTGAAGAAGGAGGATGGTCGTCTGCAAGCTTATGGCTGGAGTTTACCGGGAAAACCAAGCGCTCCCGTCAGGCAACCTCCCGTCCCAGTCCCGGTGTACTGTCGACCTTTGCAAGAAACCGAGCCGGGCATGAAG ATATGGTGCGGCGCTGGTGTAAATCTGAGCGGCGGTAAAACGCGCGACGGCGGATGCATGGTCGGCGGAAGTGTGTTTTACGCTGCCGAAGCTCAGGAGACGAGCAATAACGCGAAGGCAGAGGCCGAAGACGCCGTCGAGCATCTGGACAAGGAGCTCCAGGAGAACGAGAACCGACGGCTCGAGGCAGAACGGTGGGAGCAGCAGCTCAGCTCGCTCGTCTGGATCTGCACCTCGACGCAGAAGATGTCCAAGGTTACTGTGATAGATGCGAACAATCCGGCGGACATTCTGGAGGTGTTCAACGTTTGTCAGGGACACTTGCTGTGCATCGCGAGCGTGCCCGGTGCGAAAGAGAGCGATTACGCGCAATCGTCGAACGAGAACTCGATCCGCAACTCGGCGAACGGCACGGCGAACGACAGCGAGAACAATAACGGCGCCTGCGAGGATGTCACGAACGCGAACGAAAGCGCCGAGCAGAATAGCGAAAAGAATCAAGACGCTGAAGCCGCCgttgagaaaaataagaatgaatCTGACAATCAGTCAGAGGATCAGACAAATGAGAATACTGAGAAGGCTGCCGAGACGGATCAGAATGAACCTCAGAGTCTGGAAAGTGTGGACAGCGAAACCGCGAATTTGGGAAAAGTACACTTCATACGGTGCGGTGCCGAAGCTTATCCTTCGCGATTGAATGACAAGGATACCGTGAACGAAGAAGCGAAGGAGGAAGTGCAAGAGACACCCATCGAGAAGATGTCATCTGTACAACCAACTATGTGGCTTGGGGCTCAAAATGGTGCAGTTTTCGTTCATTCAGCCGTTGCCAAGTGGTCAGTGTGCTTGCATTCTGTGAAGCTAAGGGATGCAGCATTAGCAATTGT ACATGTGCAAGGCCGCGTCTTGGTCGCTTTAGCGGACGGAACTGTAACGATATTCCGCAGAGGAACGGACGGACAGTGGGATCTGTCTCAATATCATGTGATTACGCTTGGCAGTCCTCAACATTCCATCAGATGCATGACTGCAGTCAGCGGAAAAACCGTGTGGTGTGGATACAGAAACAAGATTCACGTGATTGATCCCATTTCAATGACACTTGAG tgtacAGTGGACGCACATCCTCGCAGGGAGTCTCAAGTGCGGCAATTGGCATGGCTAGGCGACGGTGTGTGGGTCAGCATCAGGCTCGATTCAACGTTAAGGCTGTACCACGCTCACACTTACCAACATCTCCAAGACGTCGATATAGAGCCGTATGTCAGCAAGATGCTTGGCACGGGGAAACTTGGATTTTCCTTCGTGCGCATTACAGCTCTACTTATTTCCTCGAATAGACTCTGGATCGGCACCGGTAACGGGGTGATAATCTCGGTGCCGCTGTCAGAGA ATGCGAGCGGTTCAATGGCGGTAGCCAGAGTGCAGACGGGTAACAATAAAGGTGACGCGCCGGGAGTCGGCGTCAGGATCTTCGCGTCGGATCGTGGTGTTACACCGGGAAGTTTCATACCCTACTGCAGTATGGCCCATGCGCAGCTCAGTTTTCACGGACACAGGGATGCTGTGAAGATGTTCGTTGCTGTGCCTG gcCATGGTGGTCAGAGCGCGGTGACGGATGGAACACAGCCCGCGATGCTCGTTCTCTCCGGTGGTGAGGGTTATATTGATTTCAGAGTCG GTGATGGAGAGGAGACGGAAGAAAGTATGGACCGATCGAACGCTCCGGTCAGCAATGCGGAAGAGCACGGTGAACAGAGTCACCTGATCGTGTGGCAAGTGCAATGTCCTTTATCGATGCTAATAAACGGCTAG
- the syd gene encoding JNK-interacting protein 3 isoform X1, which produces MDQETVYGTHEDSHVVMSEKVQSLAGSIYQEFEKMIARYDEDVVKDLMPLLVNVLECLDISYTENQEREVELELLREDNEQLVTQYEREKQLRKASDQKLLELEDVSEDERKELLSKIDSLESIVRMLELKTKNSHDHGTIAIGTSSLPIHSSSLYIGRLEEKEAELKREYSRLHDRYTELFKTHVDYMERTKMLVGSTERLESVSASRAPSRLPSLGLAHMSRSSGPLSYGFQSLEASINAEDVHEDIVPNTANLRTEMLDSSSEAAIETSDKSQLTDQPVQENKTTAISRHESPETEVPPTLITPTTPTASIEKLATTPGGRSRTEREQRSGNTLYQELSFQDADALGEMDEGADITGSLVHPGEYASSVNDNFFGMGKEVENLIMENNELLATKNALNVVKDDLIVKVDELTSEQEILREEVRGLQQARERLRQRVAALEEELKKVKEEAEAAAKATKSDDEEDVPLSQRKRFTRVEMARVLMERNQYKERFMELQEAVRWTEMIRASKTDPSSISGGKGSVWKFFSNLFTGPADRGTLVRSAHTLPHVRYSAPSNQVVPAPPLDAMRRRTLKSRQDFLDQGDTISSEKLVARRASERREQYRQVRAHVKKEDGRLQAYGWSLPGKPSAPVRQPPVPVPVYCRPLQETEPGMKIWCGAGVNLSGGKTRDGGCMVGGSVFYAAEAQETSNNAKAEAEDAVEHLDKELQENENRRLEAERWEQQLSSLVWICTSTQKMSKVTVIDANNPADILEVFNVCQGHLLCIASVPGAKESDYAQSSNENSIRNSANGTANDSENNNGACEDVTNANESAEQNSEKNQDAEAAVEKNKNESDNQSEDQTNENTEKAAETDQNEPQSLESVDSETANLGKVHFIRCGAEAYPSRLNDKDTVNEEAKEEVQETPIEKMSSVQPTMWLGAQNGAVFVHSAVAKWSVCLHSVKLRDAALAIVHVQGRVLVALADGTVTIFRRGTDGQWDLSQYHVITLGSPQHSIRCMTAVSGKTVWCGYRNKIHVIDPISMTLECTVDAHPRRESQVRQLAWLGDGVWVSIRLDSTLRLYHAHTYQHLQDVDIEPYVSKMLGTGKLGFSFVRITALLISSNRLWIGTGNGVIISVPLSENASGSMAVARVQTGNNKGDAPGVGVRIFASDRGVTPGSFIPYCSMAHAQLSFHGHRDAVKMFVAVPGHGGQSAVTDGTQPAMLVLSGGEGYIDFRVGDGEETEESMDRSNAPVSNAEEHGEQSHLIVWQVQCPLSMLING; this is translated from the exons ATGGATCAAGAAACGGTCTACGGCACACATGAGGATAGTCATGTTGTCATGTCAGAGAAAGTGCAGTCTCTGGCAGGCAGCATCTATCAAGAGTTTGAGAAGATGATAGCGAGATATGATGAGGATGTAGTGAAAGACTTAATGCCTCTGCTAGTCAATGTATTAGAATGTCTGGATATATCCTATACTGAGAATCAAGAACGTGAAGTGGAACTAGAGCTGTTAAGAGAAGACAATGAACAACTTGTCACTCAGTATGAAAGGGAGAAACAATTGAGAAAAGCTTCGGATCAG aaaCTCCTCGAACTGGAAGATGTTTCGGAAGACGAAAGAAAGGAGCTTCTGTCGAAAATTGATAGCTTGGAATCTATAGTGAGAATGCTGGAACTGAAGACCAAAAATTCACACGATCACGGTACAATCGCCATTGGCACTTCCAGTCTACCCATTCACAGTTCTTCCCTCTACA tTGGTCGGCTTGAAGAGAAAGAAGCTGAATTGAAACGCGAGTATTCCCGGTTACATGACAGATATACAGAGTTATTTAAGACCCATGTCGATTATATGGAAAGGACCAAAATGCTGGTTGGTAGCACAGAAAGATTGGAAAGTGTATCTGCAAGCCGCGCGCCATCACGCTTACCTTCTCTTGGACTTGCTCATATGTCGCGCAGCTCCGGGCCGCTGAGCTACGGTTTTCAGAGTCTGGAAGCTAGTATAAACGCCGAAGATGTTCACGAAGATATCGTACCAAATACTGCTAACTTAAGAACCGAGATGTTGGACAGTAGTAGCGAAGCTGCTATTGAAACATCTGATAAAAGCCAATTGACTGATCAACCAGTACAAGAGAACAAGACTACAGCTATATCTAGGC ATGAAAGTCCAGAAACGGAGGTACCGCCAACTTTAATAACGCCAACCACACCGACCGCAAGCATAGAGAAGTTGGCTACTACTCCGGGAGGTAGAAGTAGAACTGAAAGAGAGCAACGAAGTGGCAATACATTGTATCAAGAATTAAGTTTCCAAGATGCTGATGCTCTTGGCGAAATGGACGAGGGCGCAGATATTACAG GAAGCTTAGTACATCCTGGAGAATATGCCTCCTCAg TCAATGACAACTTCTTTG gtATGGGAAAAGAAGTAGAAAATCTCATTATGGAGAATAATGAATTGCTAGCAACAAA gAATGCGCTTAACGTTGTCAAGGatgatttaattgttaaagtGGATGAATTAACTAG tgAGCAAGAAATATTACGTGAAGAAGTTCGAGGCTTACAGCAAGCGCGGGAACGATTGCGGCAACGAGTCGCCGCTCTCGAGGAAGAATTGAAGAAAGTTAAGGAAGAGGCGGAAGCGGCAGCTAAAGCGACAAAGAGTGACGATGAAGAAGACGTGCCTCTGTCTCAGAGGAAGCGATTCACGCGAGTGGAGATGGCGAGGGTGCTCATGGAGCGAAATCAATACAAGGAACGGTTTATGGAACTTCAAGAGGCGGTGAGGTGGACGGAAATGATTAGAGCCAGCAAGACCGATCCTTCCAGTATCTCGGGTGGCAAAGGTTCGGTGTGGAAGTT TTTTAGCAATCTCTTCACAGGCCCGGCTGATCGGGGGACATTAGTGCGTTCCGCGCACACGCTACCGCATGTGCGGTACAGCGCACCATCGAATCAGGTCGTTCCAGCGCCGCCCTTGGATGCCATGCGTAGACGTACGTTGAAAAGTCGCCAAGACTTTCTCGACCAAGGAGACACCAT ATCATCCGAAAAACTCGTAGCAAGACGCGCAAGCGAGCGGAGAGAGCAGTATCGTCAGGTGCGAGCACACGTGAAGAAGGAGGATGGTCGTCTGCAAGCTTATGGCTGGAGTTTACCGGGAAAACCAAGCGCTCCCGTCAGGCAACCTCCCGTCCCAGTCCCGGTGTACTGTCGACCTTTGCAAGAAACCGAGCCGGGCATGAAG ATATGGTGCGGCGCTGGTGTAAATCTGAGCGGCGGTAAAACGCGCGACGGCGGATGCATGGTCGGCGGAAGTGTGTTTTACGCTGCCGAAGCTCAGGAGACGAGCAATAACGCGAAGGCAGAGGCCGAAGACGCCGTCGAGCATCTGGACAAGGAGCTCCAGGAGAACGAGAACCGACGGCTCGAGGCAGAACGGTGGGAGCAGCAGCTCAGCTCGCTCGTCTGGATCTGCACCTCGACGCAGAAGATGTCCAAGGTTACTGTGATAGATGCGAACAATCCGGCGGACATTCTGGAGGTGTTCAACGTTTGTCAGGGACACTTGCTGTGCATCGCGAGCGTGCCCGGTGCGAAAGAGAGCGATTACGCGCAATCGTCGAACGAGAACTCGATCCGCAACTCGGCGAACGGCACGGCGAACGACAGCGAGAACAATAACGGCGCCTGCGAGGATGTCACGAACGCGAACGAAAGCGCCGAGCAGAATAGCGAAAAGAATCAAGACGCTGAAGCCGCCgttgagaaaaataagaatgaatCTGACAATCAGTCAGAGGATCAGACAAATGAGAATACTGAGAAGGCTGCCGAGACGGATCAGAATGAACCTCAGAGTCTGGAAAGTGTGGACAGCGAAACCGCGAATTTGGGAAAAGTACACTTCATACGGTGCGGTGCCGAAGCTTATCCTTCGCGATTGAATGACAAGGATACCGTGAACGAAGAAGCGAAGGAGGAAGTGCAAGAGACACCCATCGAGAAGATGTCATCTGTACAACCAACTATGTGGCTTGGGGCTCAAAATGGTGCAGTTTTCGTTCATTCAGCCGTTGCCAAGTGGTCAGTGTGCTTGCATTCTGTGAAGCTAAGGGATGCAGCATTAGCAATTGT ACATGTGCAAGGCCGCGTCTTGGTCGCTTTAGCGGACGGAACTGTAACGATATTCCGCAGAGGAACGGACGGACAGTGGGATCTGTCTCAATATCATGTGATTACGCTTGGCAGTCCTCAACATTCCATCAGATGCATGACTGCAGTCAGCGGAAAAACCGTGTGGTGTGGATACAGAAACAAGATTCACGTGATTGATCCCATTTCAATGACACTTGAG tgtacAGTGGACGCACATCCTCGCAGGGAGTCTCAAGTGCGGCAATTGGCATGGCTAGGCGACGGTGTGTGGGTCAGCATCAGGCTCGATTCAACGTTAAGGCTGTACCACGCTCACACTTACCAACATCTCCAAGACGTCGATATAGAGCCGTATGTCAGCAAGATGCTTGGCACGGGGAAACTTGGATTTTCCTTCGTGCGCATTACAGCTCTACTTATTTCCTCGAATAGACTCTGGATCGGCACCGGTAACGGGGTGATAATCTCGGTGCCGCTGTCAGAGA ATGCGAGCGGTTCAATGGCGGTAGCCAGAGTGCAGACGGGTAACAATAAAGGTGACGCGCCGGGAGTCGGCGTCAGGATCTTCGCGTCGGATCGTGGTGTTACACCGGGAAGTTTCATACCCTACTGCAGTATGGCCCATGCGCAGCTCAGTTTTCACGGACACAGGGATGCTGTGAAGATGTTCGTTGCTGTGCCTG gcCATGGTGGTCAGAGCGCGGTGACGGATGGAACACAGCCCGCGATGCTCGTTCTCTCCGGTGGTGAGGGTTATATTGATTTCAGAGTCG GTGATGGAGAGGAGACGGAAGAAAGTATGGACCGATCGAACGCTCCGGTCAGCAATGCGGAAGAGCACGGTGAACAGAGTCACCTGATCGTGTGGCAAGTGCAATGTCCTTTATCGATGCTAATAAACGGCTAG